One genomic segment of Profundibacter amoris includes these proteins:
- a CDS encoding Mrp/NBP35 family ATP-binding protein, translating into MALTRDDILNELRRIELPDGPNLADSDMIRALSVEGGEVRFVIEAPTPEAAAALSPVRDVAERAVKSIAGVEKVSVVLTAHGPAAPQSPPPDLKIGRHPTPQQGRQPVAGVKKIIAIGSGKGGVGKSTVSSNLAVALARQGVKVGLLDADIYGPSQPRMMGVDERPKLNKDDKIIPPVVHGVAMMSIGLLVDPDQALAWRGPMLMGALQQLLGDVVWGELDVLIIDLPPGTGDVQLTLGQKTEVTGTIVVSTPQDVALLDARRAITMFKKLETPILGLVENMSAYICPECGHEAHIFGHGGVRAEAEKLGVPFLGELPLDLDVRLAGDAGTPVAAGQGPLADAYAQLAKRLIDSGAV; encoded by the coding sequence ATGGCCTTGACCCGTGATGACATCCTGAACGAATTGCGCCGCATTGAATTGCCCGACGGCCCCAATCTGGCCGACAGCGATATGATCCGTGCCCTGTCGGTCGAGGGGGGCGAGGTGCGCTTTGTGATCGAGGCCCCGACCCCCGAGGCGGCTGCCGCGCTGTCGCCGGTACGCGATGTGGCCGAACGGGCAGTGAAAAGCATTGCGGGGGTCGAGAAGGTTTCCGTGGTGTTGACGGCGCATGGCCCTGCGGCCCCCCAGTCCCCGCCGCCAGATCTGAAAATCGGCCGCCACCCGACACCGCAACAGGGGCGCCAGCCGGTGGCCGGTGTGAAAAAGATTATCGCCATTGGCTCGGGCAAGGGCGGGGTGGGGAAATCCACCGTGTCTTCAAATCTGGCGGTGGCACTGGCGCGTCAGGGGGTAAAGGTTGGCTTGCTGGACGCTGACATCTACGGCCCTTCGCAGCCGCGCATGATGGGGGTGGATGAACGGCCCAAGCTGAACAAGGATGACAAGATCATTCCGCCGGTGGTGCATGGCGTGGCGATGATGTCGATCGGTCTGCTGGTCGATCCCGATCAGGCGCTGGCGTGGCGTGGTCCGATGCTGATGGGCGCTTTGCAGCAATTGCTGGGCGATGTGGTCTGGGGCGAGCTGGACGTGCTGATCATCGACCTGCCGCCGGGCACCGGCGACGTGCAACTGACGCTGGGCCAGAAAACCGAAGTGACCGGCACCATCGTGGTGTCCACTCCGCAGGATGTGGCGCTGCTGGATGCGCGCCGTGCAATCACCATGTTCAAAAAGCTGGAAACGCCCATTCTGGGGCTGGTGGAAAACATGTCGGCCTATATCTGTCCTGAATGCGGCCACGAGGCGCATATCTTTGGCCATGGCGGTGTGCGGGCCGAGGCCGAGAAGCTGGGCGTGCCGTTCCTTGGGGAATTGCCGCTGGATCTGGATGTACGGTTGGCGGGGGACGCCGGCACGCCGGTTGCCGCAGGGCAGGGGCCTTTGGCCGATGCCTATGCGCAGTTGGCCAAGCGGCTGATTGACAGCGGCGCGGTGTAA
- the rsmH gene encoding 16S rRNA (cytosine(1402)-N(4))-methyltransferase RsmH yields MMSAPAQPHIPVLLRPLLEAVAPVSGLWLDGTFGAGGYARGLLQAGADRVIGVDRDPLAFEMASGWVGEYGDRLELVEGTFGQLDSYSNVPLDGVVLDLGVSSMQLDRADRGFSFMKDGPLDMRMSQSGPSAADIVNWASEAELADIIFQYGEERASRRIARAIVEARAKSPFETTLQLAAVVESVLPRGKPGQSHPATRTFQAIRIAVNDEFGELLAGLQAAERALKPGGKLAVVTFHSLEDRVVKRYLAARSGGAGRANRYAPAIDEEKPQFQLLGRRAIGPDDDELAVNPRARSAKLRVARRTDAPSGDMPRTGLGMPKISLGGQD; encoded by the coding sequence ATGATGTCTGCTCCTGCCCAACCGCATATCCCCGTTTTGTTGCGTCCTTTGCTGGAGGCCGTCGCCCCTGTGTCCGGCCTGTGGCTGGATGGGACCTTTGGCGCCGGTGGCTATGCCCGTGGATTGCTTCAGGCCGGTGCCGATCGGGTGATTGGCGTGGACCGTGATCCGCTGGCGTTTGAAATGGCGTCCGGCTGGGTCGGGGAATATGGCGATCGTCTGGAATTGGTTGAAGGCACCTTCGGTCAGCTGGACAGCTATAGCAATGTACCGTTGGACGGTGTGGTGCTGGACCTTGGCGTCAGCTCGATGCAACTGGACCGCGCCGATCGCGGCTTTTCCTTTATGAAGGACGGCCCGCTGGACATGCGGATGAGCCAGTCCGGTCCTTCGGCTGCCGATATCGTCAACTGGGCCTCGGAGGCCGAGCTGGCGGATATTATTTTCCAGTATGGCGAGGAGCGGGCCTCGCGCCGGATTGCCAGGGCGATTGTTGAGGCGCGCGCCAAATCGCCGTTTGAAACCACCTTACAACTGGCGGCGGTGGTTGAATCGGTTCTGCCACGCGGCAAACCCGGCCAAAGCCACCCTGCGACACGCACGTTTCAGGCGATCCGCATTGCGGTGAATGATGAATTCGGCGAATTGCTGGCAGGGCTTCAGGCGGCGGAACGGGCATTGAAGCCCGGCGGGAAACTGGCTGTGGTGACCTTCCATTCGCTCGAGGATCGCGTGGTCAAACGCTATCTGGCCGCGCGATCCGGCGGGGCGGGGCGGGCAAACCGTTATGCCCCCGCCATAGACGAGGAAAAGCCGCAGTTTCAGTTGCTTGGCCGCCGTGCCATCGGGCCGGATGATGATGAACTGGCGGTGAACCCGCGGGCGCGGTCGGCCAAATTGCGGGTGGCCAGGCGCACCGATGCGCCTTCGGGCGACATGCCGCGCACCGGATTGGGGATGCCGAAAATTTCATTGGGGGGACAGGATTAA
- a CDS encoding alpha-hydroxy acid oxidase — protein MTLHSTHPSIADLRHRARKRIPHFVWEYLDSATGDEATKHRNRSALDDILLKPSVLHGEFTADLTTSLMGRSYPLPFGIAPVGMSGLIWPDAERVQAALAAQTGIPYTLSTVASQPPEAVADHIGDQGWFQLYPPRDPVIRADILNRAKAAGFHTLVLTVDVPVASRRERQVRSGLTNPPRLTPRLLAQVARCPAWALGTLKHGMPRLRLMESYQKSAAALSSTEHIGYLLRTSPDWDYLRELRAEWDGPLVVKGVLNAEDAQRLQNEGADAVWVSNHAGRQFAGAPASITALPLIRAAVGPEYPLIFDSGIKGGLDILRAIALGADFVMLGRAFHYGLGAFGAKGAAHVVDILRADLDSNMGQIGARRLSDVKQRLWS, from the coding sequence ATGACCCTGCACAGCACCCACCCTTCGATTGCCGATCTGCGCCACCGCGCCCGCAAGCGCATTCCGCATTTCGTGTGGGAGTATCTGGACAGCGCCACAGGCGACGAGGCGACCAAGCATCGCAATCGCAGCGCCCTTGACGACATTCTGCTGAAACCCAGCGTCCTGCATGGCGAATTCACCGCCGATCTGACCACATCCCTGATGGGCCGCAGCTACCCCCTGCCCTTTGGCATTGCGCCGGTGGGTATGTCGGGGCTGATCTGGCCCGATGCGGAACGGGTGCAGGCCGCACTGGCCGCGCAAACCGGCATTCCCTACACCCTGTCCACCGTCGCCAGCCAGCCGCCCGAGGCGGTGGCAGACCACATCGGCGATCAGGGCTGGTTCCAGCTCTATCCCCCGCGTGATCCGGTGATCCGCGCCGACATCCTGAACCGCGCCAAAGCGGCCGGTTTCCACACGCTGGTGCTGACGGTTGACGTGCCCGTCGCCAGCCGCCGCGAACGGCAGGTGCGCAGCGGGCTGACCAATCCGCCGCGTCTGACGCCGCGCCTGCTGGCGCAGGTGGCGCGTTGCCCTGCGTGGGCGCTTGGCACATTGAAACACGGGATGCCGCGTTTGCGACTGATGGAAAGCTATCAGAAATCCGCCGCCGCGCTGTCGTCCACCGAACATATCGGCTATCTACTGCGCACCTCGCCCGACTGGGATTACCTGCGCGAATTGCGCGCCGAATGGGACGGGCCGCTGGTGGTCAAGGGCGTGCTGAACGCCGAGGACGCCCAGCGCCTGCAAAACGAAGGTGCCGATGCCGTCTGGGTGTCGAACCACGCGGGGCGCCAGTTTGCCGGTGCCCCCGCCAGCATCACCGCCCTGCCCCTGATCCGTGCTGCCGTGGGGCCGGAGTATCCGCTGATCTTTGACAGCGGCATCAAGGGCGGGCTGGATATTCTGCGGGCCATCGCACTGGGGGCCGATTTCGTAATGCTGGGGCGGGCGTTTCATTACGGCCTTGGAGCGTTTGGCGCCAAAGGAGCCGCGCATGTGGTGGATATTCTGCGGGCCGATCTGGACTCGAACATGGGACAGATCGGGGCGCGCCGCCTGTCGGATGTGAAACAGCGCCTTTGGTCCTGA
- a CDS encoding DUF1127 domain-containing protein: MAFTTEFHGTDAGITGRVSAILKSATDRVANYRLYRKTVNELSALSMRELDDLGLNRSMIKRIALEAAYGL; encoded by the coding sequence ATGGCTTTTACAACAGAATTCCACGGCACCGATGCCGGTATCACAGGCCGCGTTTCGGCCATCCTGAAATCCGCGACCGACCGCGTTGCCAACTACCGCCTGTACCGCAAAACAGTGAATGAACTGAGCGCGCTGAGCATGCGGGAACTGGACGATCTGGGCCTGAACCGCTCGATGATCAAACGCATCGCACTCGAGGCCGCCTACGGCCTGTAA
- the ftsL gene encoding cell division protein FtsL: MRSFFYVVSALAVIALAFWSYQENYKTRASLSEVSQLQRQIGQSRERLAVLRAEWAYLNRPERLKELADLNYDRLGLLPLSPEQFGRIDQVAFPSPELTAIVNPIELSADMEDSQ, from the coding sequence ATGCGCAGCTTCTTTTATGTGGTCTCGGCGCTGGCGGTGATTGCGCTGGCTTTTTGGTCCTATCAGGAAAACTATAAAACGCGGGCTTCGTTGAGCGAAGTATCGCAGTTGCAGCGGCAAATCGGGCAATCGCGCGAACGACTGGCGGTTTTGCGGGCCGAATGGGCCTACCTGAACCGCCCCGAGCGACTGAAGGAACTGGCCGATCTCAACTATGACAGGCTGGGCCTGCTTCCCTTGTCGCCGGAACAGTTTGGCCGGATTGATCAGGTGGCTTTTCCATCCCCCGAACTGACCGCGATCGTCAACCCGATCGAACTGTCCGCAGATATGGAGGATAGCCAATGA
- a CDS encoding ATP-dependent helicase translates to MSHSDDIPAPTGLAARAMAARPAPYLDGLNPEQRRAVEAMDGPVLMLAGAGTGKTKALTARIVHLLNTGRARPNEVLAVTFTNKAAREMKDRVGQMLGETVEGMPWLGTFHAICVKILRRHAELVGLKSNFTILDRDDQIRLLKQLLAAANIDDKRWPARALASVIDGWKNRAWTPDKVPASEAGAFNNMGGELYAAYQTRLKTLNAVDFGDLLLHVVTIFQQHTDVLEQYRRWFKYILVDEYQDTNVAQYLWLRLLAGGHRNICCVGDDDQSIYGWRGAEVGNILRFEADFPGAVVVKLEQNYRSTRHILGAASGVIAANEGRLGKTLWTEKNEGEKVRLIGHWDGEEEARWIGDEVEAMQRGTRGQAPVSLDDMAILVRASHQMRAFEDRFLTIGLPYRVIGGPRFYERMEIRDAMAYFRVTVSPEDDLAFERIVNTPRRGVGDKALQTIQRAARDNGVPLLMATRMLLEAGEIKGKAKGALQALVGAFARWARVAADENASHVVLAEVILEESGYTDMWLKDKSPEAPGRLENLKELVKALEQFENLQGFLEHIALIMDNASEDSEEKLTIMTLHAAKGLEFPAVFLPGWEDGLFPSQRSMDESGLKGLEEERRLAYVGITRAEELCTISFAANRRVYGQWQSQLPSRFIDELPEEHVEVLTPPGLYGGGYGAASPSVAMEGKAQRADAYNSPGWRRMQARKAGHGMGQPREASKAVIDITANAAFSKGERVFHQKFGYGYVMGIEGDKLDIEFERAGAKKIVARFVVPADRADDVPF, encoded by the coding sequence ATGAGCCATTCTGACGATATCCCCGCCCCGACCGGCCTTGCCGCCCGCGCGATGGCGGCGCGCCCTGCGCCCTATCTGGACGGGCTGAACCCCGAACAACGCCGCGCGGTCGAGGCGATGGACGGGCCGGTCCTGATGCTGGCAGGGGCCGGCACCGGCAAGACAAAGGCGCTGACCGCGCGGATCGTGCATTTGCTGAACACCGGCCGCGCCCGCCCGAACGAGGTGCTGGCCGTGACCTTTACCAACAAGGCCGCGCGCGAGATGAAAGACCGCGTGGGGCAGATGCTGGGCGAAACCGTGGAAGGCATGCCGTGGCTCGGCACCTTCCATGCGATTTGTGTCAAAATATTACGCCGCCATGCCGAACTGGTCGGGCTGAAAAGCAATTTCACCATTCTGGATAGGGACGATCAGATCCGCCTGCTGAAACAGCTGTTAGCGGCGGCGAATATCGACGACAAACGCTGGCCCGCCCGCGCGCTGGCTTCGGTGATCGACGGCTGGAAGAACCGCGCATGGACGCCGGACAAGGTGCCGGCAAGCGAGGCGGGCGCGTTCAACAACATGGGGGGCGAGCTGTATGCCGCCTATCAGACCCGCCTGAAAACCCTGAACGCGGTGGATTTCGGCGATCTGCTGTTGCATGTGGTGACGATTTTCCAGCAACACACGGATGTGCTGGAACAATACCGGCGCTGGTTCAAATATATCCTTGTGGACGAATATCAGGATACCAACGTCGCCCAATACCTGTGGCTGCGGCTGCTGGCGGGCGGGCACCGGAATATCTGCTGCGTCGGCGATGACGACCAGTCTATCTATGGCTGGCGCGGGGCCGAGGTGGGCAATATCCTGCGGTTCGAGGCCGATTTCCCCGGTGCGGTGGTGGTGAAGCTGGAGCAGAACTATCGTTCGACCCGTCACATCCTTGGCGCGGCATCTGGCGTGATTGCCGCCAACGAGGGGCGGCTGGGCAAGACGCTGTGGACCGAGAAGAACGAGGGCGAGAAGGTGCGGCTGATCGGCCATTGGGACGGCGAGGAAGAGGCGCGCTGGATCGGGGACGAGGTCGAGGCGATGCAGCGCGGCACCCGTGGGCAGGCGCCTGTGTCGCTGGACGATATGGCCATTCTGGTGCGGGCCAGCCACCAGATGCGCGCCTTCGAGGACCGGTTTTTGACCATCGGCCTGCCGTACCGCGTGATCGGCGGGCCTCGGTTTTACGAGCGGATGGAGATCCGCGACGCGATGGCCTATTTCCGCGTTACGGTTAGCCCCGAGGATGATCTGGCGTTCGAGCGCATTGTCAACACGCCACGGCGCGGGGTGGGGGACAAGGCATTGCAAACCATCCAGCGGGCGGCGCGGGACAACGGTGTGCCGTTGCTGATGGCCACGCGGATGCTGCTGGAAGCCGGCGAGATCAAGGGCAAGGCCAAGGGGGCGTTGCAGGCGCTGGTCGGCGCTTTTGCGCGCTGGGCGCGGGTGGCTGCGGATGAAAACGCCAGCCATGTGGTACTGGCCGAGGTGATCCTCGAGGAAAGCGGCTATACCGACATGTGGCTGAAGGACAAATCGCCCGAAGCCCCGGGGCGGCTGGAAAACCTGAAGGAACTGGTCAAGGCGCTGGAGCAGTTCGAGAACCTGCAAGGGTTTCTGGAACATATCGCGCTGATCATGGACAATGCCTCCGAGGATTCCGAAGAAAAGCTGACCATCATGACCCTGCACGCGGCCAAGGGGCTGGAATTTCCCGCCGTGTTCCTGCCGGGCTGGGAGGACGGGCTGTTTCCCAGCCAGCGCAGCATGGATGAAAGCGGACTAAAGGGGTTGGAGGAAGAAAGGCGGCTGGCTTACGTTGGTATTACGCGGGCCGAGGAGCTGTGTACGATTTCCTTTGCCGCCAACCGGCGGGTTTACGGGCAGTGGCAAAGCCAACTGCCCTCGCGGTTCATTGACGAATTGCCCGAAGAACATGTCGAGGTGCTGACCCCGCCGGGCCTTTATGGCGGCGGATACGGGGCGGCGTCGCCCAGCGTGGCGATGGAGGGCAAGGCGCAGCGGGCGGATGCCTATAATTCACCGGGCTGGCGACGGATGCAGGCGCGCAAGGCAGGGCATGGCATGGGGCAACCGCGCGAGGCCAGTAAAGCGGTGATCGACATCACGGCAAATGCGGCGTTTTCCAAGGGGGAACGGGTGTTCCATCAGAAATTCGGCTATGGCTATGTGATGGGGATCGAGGGTGACAAGCTGGATATCGAATTCGAGCGCGCCGGTGCCAAAAAGATCGTTGCGCGCTTTGTGGTGCCGGCGGATCGGGCCGATGACGTGCCGTTTTGA
- the mraZ gene encoding division/cell wall cluster transcriptional repressor MraZ: MTREFFGDAHNKVDAKGRVSIPASYRRVLQAGDPEWKEGLNPNLVIVYGDKSRNFLECFTMEAIAEVQAKIRKKPRGSKQRRALQRLYNGNAYPTSVDETGRLVLPKKLIEKIGLDGIAYFIANGDTFEIWNPETYEQEEYGDLEADDDFDPNADPSIYLDGDEEE; this comes from the coding sequence GTGACACGGGAATTTTTCGGCGATGCCCACAATAAAGTGGATGCAAAGGGCAGGGTGTCTATTCCTGCCTCGTATCGCCGTGTCCTGCAGGCGGGTGACCCCGAGTGGAAAGAGGGGCTGAACCCCAACCTTGTGATCGTTTACGGCGACAAAAGCCGCAACTTTCTGGAATGTTTTACAATGGAGGCGATTGCCGAGGTTCAGGCGAAGATCCGCAAGAAGCCCCGTGGCTCCAAACAGCGCCGTGCGTTGCAACGTCTTTATAACGGCAATGCCTATCCGACGTCGGTGGATGAAACCGGTCGTCTGGTTTTGCCCAAAAAGCTGATTGAAAAGATCGGGCTGGATGGCATCGCCTATTTCATCGCCAATGGCGATACGTTCGAGATCTGGAATCCGGAAACCTACGAGCAAGAGGAATACGGTGATCTCGAGGCCGATGACGATTTCGACCCGAATGCCGACCCTTCCATCTATCTTGACGGTGATGAAGAGGAGTAG
- a CDS encoding Lrp/AsnC family transcriptional regulator: MPEIDAKSDEILRALQRDGRISNIDLAERVALSPSACLRRVQELERRGVIKGYRAVVDREKLGNGFCAYVAVGLSDHTKKSQEAFERSMALAPQVRECHNVAGVYEYLLRVEVPDLASYKTFHTDILGTVPQVNSITSYVVMGSPKDERA; this comes from the coding sequence ATGCCTGAAATAGATGCAAAAAGCGACGAAATATTGCGCGCCCTTCAGCGCGACGGGCGGATCAGCAATATTGATCTGGCCGAACGGGTGGCGCTGTCGCCCTCGGCCTGTTTGCGCCGTGTGCAGGAGTTGGAGCGACGCGGGGTGATCAAGGGCTACCGCGCCGTGGTGGACCGCGAAAAGCTGGGCAACGGGTTTTGTGCTTATGTGGCGGTGGGCCTGTCGGACCACACCAAGAAATCGCAAGAGGCGTTCGAGCGCTCGATGGCCTTGGCCCCGCAGGTGCGCGAGTGTCACAATGTGGCGGGGGTTTACGAATACCTGCTGCGGGTCGAGGTGCCGGATCTGGCCAGCTACAAGACCTTTCACACCGATATTCTGGGCACTGTGCCGCAGGTGAATTCGATTACGTCTTATGTGGTGATGGGGTCGCCAAAGGACGAGCGGGCTTGA
- a CDS encoding LysE family translocator, protein MTPDLIFALIAFALVSSITPGPNNLMLMASGANFGLKRTIPHMLGVSIGFVFMVVLVGAGLVQVFDAYPVSYTVLKVVSVSYLLYLAWKIGSNRKPPKGAKTGSKPMSFIQAAAFQWVNPKAWSMALTALGVYAPPASTLGDIVVVAVVFGLTNLPAISLWVMMGQQMSRFLNTPRRLRIFNITAGLLLVATLYPILTS, encoded by the coding sequence ATGACACCCGACCTGATCTTCGCCCTGATCGCCTTTGCGCTGGTCAGCTCCATCACCCCGGGGCCGAACAACCTGATGCTGATGGCCTCGGGCGCCAATTTCGGCCTGAAACGCACCATCCCGCATATGCTGGGCGTGTCGATCGGATTTGTCTTCATGGTGGTGCTGGTGGGGGCCGGACTGGTGCAGGTGTTTGACGCCTATCCGGTCAGCTATACGGTGCTGAAAGTGGTCAGCGTGTCCTATCTGCTGTATCTGGCGTGGAAAATCGGCTCCAACCGCAAACCACCGAAAGGGGCCAAAACCGGCAGCAAGCCAATGAGTTTCATACAGGCAGCGGCGTTTCAATGGGTCAACCCCAAGGCCTGGAGCATGGCCCTGACCGCCCTGGGCGTCTACGCCCCGCCCGCGTCAACGCTTGGCGATATCGTGGTGGTGGCCGTGGTTTTCGGCCTTACCAACCTGCCCGCCATATCCCTATGGGTGATGATGGGCCAGCAAATGAGCCGTTTCCTGAACACCCCGCGCCGGTTGCGGATATTCAACATCACCGCCGGATTGCTGCTGGTGGCCACCTTGTATCCAATCCTGACGTCCTGA